The Oncorhynchus gorbuscha isolate QuinsamMale2020 ecotype Even-year unplaced genomic scaffold, OgorEven_v1.0 Un_scaffold_32:::fragment_2:::debris, whole genome shotgun sequence DNA window GCTAAATATAGACAGTAATGTACAATTCATTACTCATCACTTCAGTTGGAGGTGCAACTGTTGATAAAAAACACTGTTTTGCCTCCTCCAGCTACCTCACCTGCTTCTATTCTTCCCTGTATACAGATACAATGTGTTTGCACCGTGCaggatacacactacacacaaacactacTCACCACTTTGGGACTCACTTTAACTCTCACTGTTTGAATCTTACTCTGGGAGCTAATAgctctccacccttctccccaCCCCTATACCTCATGCCTgctctctaccccttctctccacctctgctctctaccccttctctccacccctgctctctaccccttctctcaACCCCTgctctctaccccttctctccacctctgctctctaccccttctctccacctctgctctctaccccttctctccacccctgctctctaccccttctctccacccctgctctctaccccttctctccacctctgctctctaccccttctctccacccctgctctctatcccttctctccacccctgctctctatcccttctctccacccctgctctctatcccttctctccacCCCTGCTCTCTACCCCTgctctctaccccttctctccacctctgctctctaccccttctctccacctctactctctaccccttctctccacctctactctctaccccttctctccacccctgctctctatcccttctctccacccctgctctctatcccttctctccacccctgctctctgccccttctctccacccctgctctctaccccttctctccacctctgctctctaccccttctctcaacccctgctctctatcccttctctccacccctgctctctatcccttctctccacccctgctctctatcccttctctccacccctgctctctatcccttctctccacccctgctctctatcccttctctccacctctgctctctaccccttctctccACCCATGCTCTCTACTCCTGCTCTCCACCCCTgctctctaccccttctctccacccctgctctctatcccttctctccacccctgctctctaccccttctctccacccctgctctctatcccttctctccacCCCTGCTCCTCACCCCTGTACATCACCcctgctctctatcccttctctccacccctgctctctaccccttctctccacccctgctctctatcccttctctccacCCCTGCTCCTCACCCCTGCACATCACCCCCTATACCTCACTCCAGCTCTCTACCCATCTCACTCATACTCTCTCATACTCTCCCCTACTCCTCGCCCCTATTCAGCCTCACCCCAGTTTCTCACCCTTGTTCAACCTCATGCCTCACTGAGTCATTGACTTACCAAGGCTAAGAGCGGATGATTTCATTGCTTCCGTCTGACCTCTCTTCATGACCCTGCAGTATATACTgggtttgttttttttgttgctgttttATATATAGACCAAATGCTCTCACTAATCAGCCTACAGCTTCCCAATTTTTCAATTTAACTTGAAGGCTCACTGAAGCAGCCATGCTTACTTTAGCCCCAAACCTCAAATATGCTTATGAAGATCACCAGGAAGATGTGCGTTAGAGTTAATATGGCCAAAGTAATGTAGATGAACCGTTGATTCTAAAGGGTATTGTATCTTATCACTCTCTTGTTGGGGCTACCTGGTTTGAACTCCTTTACCTCACgtggtagcctggtcccagatccgtTTGTGCTTTTGTCTACTCAATTGTCAAAACATGCTAAACATGACATATCAATTCCataaggagttggcaagagagcagaaGCAGGCTGGCACCCAGGCTAGTCATGTGGTaaactggcacccaggctagtcATGTGGTaaactggcacccaggctagtcATGTGGTAGACTGGCACCCAGTCTAGTCATGTGGTaaactggcacccaggctagtcATGTGgtagactggcacccaggctagtcATGTGgtagactggcacccaggctagtcATGTGGTaaactggcacccaggctagtcATGTGGTAAACTGGCACCTAGGCTAGTGATGTGGTTGTCCTTTTGAGTAAGTCTTCCAATGTCTGCCTCCACCCCCAAAAATGGACATTTGTTTCAAGCAAAGTTGCATAAAGTCGCTTTGGCGTGTGTTTCACTGCACCCATGACAACAACAATACCATCTGCCTTTGTATTAGTCAGTGGGAGGCATGATGGAAACCCCTAGTGCCTGTCAAGCTCAGAAACATTTGACGTGACATGACTCAGCTCCATAGAGAAGGGCCAACACACTGTGAATTAtaggcatcacacacacacacacacacacacacacacacacacacacacacacacacacacacacacacacacacacacacacacacacacacacacacacacacacacacacacacacacacacacacacacacacacacacacacacacacacacacacacacacacacacacacacacacacacacacacacacacacacacacacacacacacacacacacacacacacacacacacacacacacacacacacacacacacacacacacacacacacacacacacacacctctaaatgATGCATTACCTGCAGTCTAGCATGGCACCTGTCTTCCTAACACAATCACTGAACACTGTTTTGCTGAGCACCTGCCGTACGTGCCCATGGACCCCCAAAGGCGACCTGCCAGTGAATCAGAGCCTCCCCCTGAACAACCCCAgcccgcctgtctgtctgtctgacacgcTCAGCGGGAAATATCGCCCCTGTCTCAGTGAGAGGAGCATTCTGGGTACAGGTGCCACACTGATTCAACCTGAGGGCAAGACAACATGGTGTGATATAGACGGCAGATCCATGTTGTCATTGCGGAATGAGATCCACACTGTATTTATACAGGCTTTTGCAGGTGATGTATCTACAAAGGTAATCATGTGTTGTGTCTTTCTCAGATATGTCAAAGCCCTCGACACAATTCACATCTTCCTGGGTATTAACTGGTACATGGTGGAGATTTTTCAACGAATTCCAAAGAAACAACGTCAGTTAAATAAAGGACTGTAACTAACCAATGTGTCCTTAGTATTTTGTATGATGGTCCATACATAGTCAAAGTGCTGATACTGCACCACATTAGCAAGAGGGTTCGCCATCTCTAGTGCTGATGCTATGGTGATAGGGCCATGCTCTGCTGGGTACTTCTACGACAATGACAACAACAAGAATGGGAACGGCTTGCCATAAGAGCCATCAGCTGTACTGGATTTGGGGTGTGGAGGGAgtgtggaggggtgtggagggagagaaagaaggaaaggggAAGggtggggaaaagagagagggccGCAGCCGTCGGACAGCTGCACCCGTGACCTCGGCCGTTCTATTCGGGTGGACTGGAGCTCACACAGCCCCCTGTTTACccagctctctctgttctcctcaggcCTCGTCACACTGCTacacccagagagagaaaagatctcTCTCTGACCAAATCTAATATTAATTTCTGCCTTTTTATTAGCCTGCTGCTAAGCTCTGGAGAGCTCAGTCACTTACAGCGTCTAGAAAGTTCTCCTCCCATGCCCTCACACACTGCCTGTCACTCTATGTCAGTGGTGACTCGTGACACAGAGCTTACAGTCAACAAACCCAATAGGCTGTGGTATTCACAGAAGCTACTCACAGTCCCGCCCCACAACCCTAAGAACTTAGTCATAGGAATTTGTCTTAGATTGCCTgcctttttttttttaacaacagTGCCTTGAATTTACAGAACGTAGCAAGGGCCCAATAGTCTCACTGTGTTGTCTCTGGAAGCCTGTTCTATATTTCAGGAATAACCACAATTATATTCTGCATTCATTTTCTACTTCTTTTTATCCCCTTTCAATAAAGCAAGATAGTCAAGTGGGTGTCGAAATTGTGCAATTCTTCATATTTGCATTGATACCCGTACTAATATTACAACCTGATTTGTATAGCCGGTTTAAAATGTGATTTGTGTAGCCGGTTTAAAATGTGATTTGTGTAGCCGGTTTAAAATGTGATTTGTATAGCCggtttaaaatgttatttgtgtAGCCGGTTTAAAATGTGATTTGTATAGCCggtttaaaatgttatttgtgtAGCCGGTTTAAAATGTGATTTGTATAGCCGGTTTAAAATGTGATTTGTATAGCCGGTTTAAAATATGATTTGTGTATCCggtttaaaatgttatttgtatAGCCGGTTTAAAATGTGATTTGTGTAGCCggtttaaaatgttatttgtatAGCCGGTTTAAAATGTGATTTGTGTAGCCggtttaaaatgttatttgtatAGCCGGTTTAAAATGtgatttgtgtgtgcgtgtgtgtgtgagagcctcTGGGCGAGTGACACGAGACACTGTTAAAGCAGCTTGTGTGTTTTCCGCTAGCTACAAGTGTATTCTGTTACAATATGCTTGTACAGATGGTTAGAGAACGTCTGTCAATCTGTCCTctcccagggatgtgtgtgttcaAGGCAGGGAGGCTGTTCTACTTAACCTGGGAAATGGGAGGTCAGACCCACCAGTGCAGACAAGAAGTAGTAAAGCTCTCAGCTACAGTTGGCTCCCTTAAAAATGGTTTACCTTGGGATTTTGGAATCGGATAGTGTTTGGTAAAGCTTCATTTTTACTGCCCTGTTTCAGCTGAATGCACTATACCTACATAGTAGCTAAGATGGTACGTGACATAGTATATAACAAGTGTAACAGAAATGGTATGATTCTATTCACAGCATCATGCCCTTGTTATGATATAGCCTAGCAGTGTTATTGAGACAGTGTCTGCCTGTTAGATGTTGGGTCGTGAGTGGGAGATGTACTGAGTTATGTCTGTGTTCCATTATTACTAATCAGTTCAACACACCATCCTGGCTGCGTGATTCACTACTGTTTAATTCTGGGGGACCAGGAGAAATAACTCTCTCGTTGTGATTAGTTTCATTTTTCATTGCTGCTGACTGGAGTTGGAATACATTTACTGAAACAAATCCAATCCACTGGAACTGCATGCTCTGGCTATGAATTTGACTGttaatgtgcatgtgtgtgagtgttcatGTGCGTGCATGCGGGTTTGAGCGTTTGTTTGTTCCGTTCTGCTTCAGGGATTACTTTAGGAGAGGCCTTCCTATCACAACAGCTTCCTTCAGCCTCACTGGACACTGAACATTGCTCTAATTGTGAAACGTTGTTGTTTCCCCTCCAAAAGAATAAAGCACATGCAGTCCAAGGAACTCCTGTCTATTCCATGCTACCTTATACAGGGTCACAGATGCGTTATAAGGCGATATTGTGAGGTTTTGGGGAAACATTCATATTGTCCTTCCCTGGCcacttctttcttttttttctttctttctttcttttctttctttctttctttctttctttctttctttcgttctttctttctatcATATTGACCCAACTTCTTAGTCAGAAAGActtacccctccccctctctctcccaccaggtGCTGTCGCTGGGTGCTGACGTCCTGCCAGAGTACAAGCTCCAGGCCCCTCGCATCCACAAGTGGACCgtcctccactacagccccttcaAGGCGGTGTGGGACTGGCTCATCCTGCTGCTGGTCATCTACACGGCTATCTTGACCCCCTACTCCGCCGCCTTCCTCCTCAACGACCACGAGGAGGCGGCTATGGTGAACTGTGGCTACTCGTGCTCGCCGCTCAACGTGGTCGACCTAATCGTGGACATCATGTTCATCGTGGACATCGTCATTAACTTCAGGACGACGTACGTCAATACTAACGACGAGGTGGTCAGCGCTCCACTGAGGATAGCGGTCCATTACTTCAAGGGCTGGTTCCTCATCGACATGGTGGCAGCCATTCCCTTCGACCTGCTCATCTACCGCAgcggagaggaggtgaggaagtgGGAGGGGAAGGGCGTTGTGGGTAAAGGAGTTTTGTGAGGACTACTGTGTGTTGGAATGCATCTTGGGTTATGAGGATTGTCAGATGTTATGATGACCTACTTAAGGCCTACATTGTACTTTTGACTTGATGCCTAAAGAACTGTGGTTGAGTCTTGAATTCAAAGGTTTGATTCCGTATTGAAGGGTGGTTAGATCCTGTATAGTGCTCTATAGAAAATCAATAAGGACCAATGAAAACTATTTGCATTGAGCTTTTGGGACCTCCAAGGTCAAATCTCCCTTTGAGTCCATCATTTATGGACCTCCAATGAACTAAAAGTAAGGGATATCCCCTCGAAGGCTGTGGAGCAGAAAAACAACTGTGAAAGGTTGTACTTTCAACCTTCTTGCCAATGTTTAATTAATTGAAACTGAAGTGGCCAGTGAGCCAAGGAAGTGGATATTTTCCCCAGAGGAGGACTAAAATGTCTTGCAAAGTGAGAAACTAGGCTTTCTGCCACGTTGGGAAGTAATCAAGTCCTTATTTATTTGGTGTATTGACACGGTGGGGGCTCCTTAAGACAAGTGTGATTTGTGGGAACTGAACTGAATCCACTAACAGCACAGTATATAATAGAGAGGATTTAACTGCTGCCGAGGGATTGTGATTGGTTACAAGTCTGGGGCAGAGGATGATTTGCACATTTCAGTAAGGTTGTTTATCCTAAATGGACAATAAAGCTTTAAAACTTTGAACTGACTTCCTAAATCAGGGGTGGCCAACCTTATCTGCAGAAGGCCCAGACTTTTGACTTTTGTTCCAGTCAAGCAGtcacacacctgattcaaccagTTAACTAATAACAGCCTTCAATCAAGACATAGATGAGATGAATCAGCTGTGTTAAAGCTtggctggagcaaaagcctgcaaCACGGGCCCTGACAAGGTAAGATCGGGCACTAAACAAaccatttctcctctcctgccaGACGACTACTCTGATAGGCCTGCTAAAGACAGCCCGCCTCTTGCGGCTGGTGCGCGTGGCGAGGAAGCTGGACCGTTACTCTGAGTATGGCGCCGCCGTCCTCTTCCTGCTCATGTGTACATTCGCCCTTATCGCCCACTGGCTGGCGTGCATCTGGTACGCCATCGGCAGCGTGGAGCGCAACGGCAGCATTGGCTGGCTCCACACGCTGGGCGAGTCTTTGGGGAAACACTACAACGAGACGGTGCAGGGCTCGGGCCCTTCCATAAAGGACAAGTACGTGACAGCACTCTACTTTACCTTCTCCAGTCTGACCAGCGTGGGCTTTGGCAACGTCTCCCCCAACACCAACTCTGAGAAGATCTTTTCCATCTGCGTCATGCTTATTGGATGTAAGtatgggggggggtactgtgatTTGATTGGTTAGAAATGTGGTGGCTCCGCCTCTGTTCAAATGTGattgttccttgttttgttgCAGTGTTTGCTATCTTGGTAGCTGCGAACACTTTGAATGAACATTTGGGATAAAAACAGGTTTAGTGTTAGGGTCAAGATTACGGTTTTATGTCTAAAAAGGATAATGTGGATGTGGCCCATAAAGAAGGACTGTTTTACATTTCTGCCTCACCAAGCAAATCCCGCTCAGTTCTGCAGCGTTGGGAGTGCAGAGGTGATTCTGTCACGTTACAATATTGAGTGGATGATGATAATTACTATGCAGTCGCGAGTCTGACAGTGTTAACACAAGGTCAAAATGTTTTCTGGTAAAATATGCAATGAAGTATTTTGTCTAATGAAACTGGATTTAATCAAAAGCCATTTATCATTTCATGTCTTAATATATTAGCTAAATATTCCCTAGTAAGACATCAGCTAATATCTTTTTAATATAAATACACTTATCAAAATATCTTCCTCTCCGTGAAACCATTTCCCTCGTCGTGTTTTGCCTGCAGACACACATCATGTAGAGCAGGAAGAAAGATAGAACGATAATGACCAGATTTCTTTACAGAAACTTTTTGGGGATTTGTcatttttgtttgagtgtttcttgaaaataaatatcatgaacactttccacgctgcgctttggacCACTCTTCCTTCCACCGAcacatttggcatagccagatcaggacctaacataaggacaactcaagagtatgctattctgaaatagactacattttcttcatatcatgtttctttctAAAAGAAATCATGGAGGTGTAGGCTAtatgacatggatttattgtgaaggtatAGGCTAtatgacatggatttattgtgaaggtatAGGCTAtatgacatggatttattgtgaaggtatAGGCTAtatgacatggatttattgtgaaggtatAGGCTATgtgacatggatttattagactttttaaaatgtagatgtttccTATAGGTCAGCATTAGTAgcttgtgtggaagccaggagatgctaaatgtgtttatgttaattaacagtcaattaccgtgagaccgacacTTATTTGcctgacaatcaccggctgatgaAATTTCGCGACCGCCACAGTCCTAGACATGAAGGGCCATGGCACATACAGTCACACACATCTGAGATACCCTAACGTTTCTCAACTCACAGTGCCCAAGGTGTCGTAGACAGCAGTAGTATTCTATTCACAAAATCTtaactctcttctctcctctctaacctacAGCTCTGATGTACGCCAGCATCTTTGGGAACGTGTCGGCCATCATCCAGAGGTTGTACTCGGGTACAGCGAGGTACCACACCCAGATGCTGCGGGTCCGAGAGTTCATCCGGTTCCACCAGATCCCAAACCCACTGAGGCAGCGGCTGGAGGAGTACTTCCAACACGCCTGGTCCTACACTAACGGCATCGACATGAATGCTGTGAGtgatatacatacacacacacacacaaaagacagacacacacacaccacacaccacacacacacacacaaaagacggacacacacacaccacacaccacacacacacaaaagaaagacacacacacacacacacacacacacacacacacacacacacacacacacacacacacacacacacacacacacacacacacacacacacacacacacacacacacacacacacacacacacacacacacacacacacacacacacacacacaaaagacagacacacacacacacacacaaaagacagacacacacacacacacaaaagacagacacacacaccacacacacacacataaagataCACACAGTACATTGACATCAACACAGTGCATAGACGTAAACACATACATCAGGGATGGGTAACTTTATTTTTAGGAACTCAGTCACGGTCTCAACTTGagatgtggttgtgcatcagcagtcagTCAATTAGTCCATGTCAGCTAAAATGTTTTATATTGGCAAGTTAGTCTggcggccagctatctaaacttgtagtaagcaTGGTCCAATTACCGACCGAGGTGGGGCCTGTTGATCATCTGCTATCATATTAAAAGCTGCAAACATTTGCCTCCACCCTTTGgctaaatgtgtagaattgcaggaaatttgctgtaaaactgcacatttgtCTCTCCGCCCCCTGGAAAAATGAGAAGAATGGCATGAAATTAGTTATAAAATTGCTAAATCTTCTCTCATCCGCATGGCAAAATGTAGGAAATGAACTTTAAAACTTGACTGGCAAACTTGGCAAGGTTGCCATTTCTGACATTCTGTACATGAATGCTATGATTCATACACACACGGCATGTTTTCTGCACAGTCTTTTAAAGACTCATTGAACTAAGACCTGACATTCTGTACATGAATGCTATGATTCATACACACACGGCATGTTTTCTGCACAGTCTTTTAAAGACTCATTGAACTAAGACCTGACATTCTGTACATGAATGCTATGATTCATACACACACGGCATGTTTTCTGCACAGTCTTTTAAAGACTCATTGAACTAAGACCTGACATTCTGTACATGAATGCTATGATTCATACACACACGGCATGTTTTCTGCACAGTCTTTTAAAGACTCATTGAACTAAGACCTGACATTCTGTACATGAATGCTATGATTCATACACACACGGCATGTTTTCTGCACAGTCTTTTAAAGACTCATTGAACTAAGACCTGACATTCTGTACATGAATGCTATGATTCATACACACACGGCATGTTTTCTGCACAGTCTTTTAAAGACTCATTGAACTAAGACCTGACATTCTGTACATGAATGCTATGATTCATACACACACGGCATGTTTTCTGCACAGTCTTTTAAAGACTCATTGAACTAAGAGAGGTCTGGCCTGAAAGCTGTAGTTGATTTTTGTTGATTAGGCTTGTCTGTACATATCCTCCAatcaactcctctctctccaacatgCAATAATACCAAATGCAATAATGATGTAACCATTGACTTATTACAtcatgtctgctaaattactcaaatgtaaatacaTTACAGAAGTGCATTTTTTATGCAATTTAGGAACAAAATTCCTAACACGAAATTTCAATATTCCGTCTTAAAGCGGCAATTAACAGTTGAAACAATAGTGCTGGAGAAATTCATAgacagctatggatgcaaggacagaccatccatgatattttaacctttttttaggctatatagtgttgtttttttgtttaaaaacctttttttgctttgtcattatggggtattatgtgtagattgatgagggaaaaaaacaatttcatccatttttagaataaggctgtaacgtaacaaaatgtggaaaaagtcaaggggtctgaatactttccgaatgcactttatacacacctgtgtgtgtgtgtgtggtgtgtgtgtgtgtgtatgtttgtttgccccctttctgatttCTTTCTGAATACattcccgaatgcactgtgttgttcaagaatcaatgggtacatttcAGTACAAAAATGGTTGAGTAACAGCAGCTTGCCTCTTTAACTCAAGTGTTTAATGTCAATTATTCAATGTAAAAGATAGAGGAAACAAACGAGCCGCGTCACTTGTTAACTCAACTTCCTCATTATGTTAGGTTGAGAGTCCATTCAACTGTGTTGGATAAGTGAAATGCTTGTTGTGGTGATTATAGTGGTCGTTGTGATGTAGCCCCGGCCTGATGTCTCTCTGACTGAAGGTCAGTCGTAAACTCTGTCTGTTAATGATGAGGAAATGTGGCTGCCATGTCCGTAACAGTTTGTTTGTCTGGGCTGGGTAGAGATGGaccaatgactgtatatatgaatggacaaagccattgatcacgtgacaccattcattcctatgtaAAGACTCAATAGCACATTGAAGACAAATGAAGTTGGTTAAGATGGCGTCTCATGGAGACAATATGCACAGTTTCagctactccaggaagtgatGTTGCAGGTTAgttcagtgctgccccctctcattaAATAACTCAAGTTGAATGCTGACCtgggtactgcaggctgccattagcaACTCAATTATCCACATTACTTCGTTCTGTGTGAGATTTTAAAGAATCAGTTCAAGAACATACATCTGGTGTATTAGAAGTCATTATTGGTTCCATGATTGTATTtgattatacatttttttacacgAAGATTGATCACGAAAATCTGCATTTTTCCATTGACTGTAATGGGCATCCTGTTTTCTGCTGACAAAGGCTGTGGTACCGAGGTCGGCCTTGAACTTCCATGGCTTCAATGAGAGATCAAGATGAGGGGGTGTTTTCGAGACGTTGGTCGAGTCGCACATAGAAAAACTCCTACTCTTTTCTCTGAAAAATTGGGGGAAGCCCCTTGCTAGAGGGGGAAATCATTAAATTAGTTTCTGGTAATCATTTTAACTACATAGTTAGAGCTGCAGCCTTACAAGTGAAATTATTACTAAGGCAGATTGCTGATGAAACATGAATTGTTTTGggtaaacatttgatttgactctaCATATCAGAAAATTACATTTTTCAGAGAATTTGTTTAAGGTTTGTTATTCAAAGACAGCAGTGACATCTACACTGCTTGTCATAGACTCGCTAGACAGTAacactctatcgctctctctatccccctctctccccctcccacctcccacctcccgccctctctcccccgctactagGTGTTGAAGGGGTTCCCAGAGTGTCTCCAGGCTGACATCTGCCTCCACCTCAACCGTACCCTCCTGGAGAACTGCAAAGCCTTCAAGGGCTCCACTAAGGGCTGCCTGCGAGCCCTAGCCATGAAGTTCAAGACCACCCACGCCCCGCCCGGCGACACCCTGGTGCACGCCGGCGACGTGCTCACCGCCATCTACTTCATCTCCCGCGGCTCCATCGAGATCCTCCGAGGCGACGTGGTGGTGGCCATCTTGGGTGAGGATGATAGACGATAGGAACTACTATTACTGTAGCATGTAGCAACCCAGATTGTCCAGGTTCTACAGCTAGTCTAGCATGTATAGGCTACCAAATGAAATACTATAGGCTCTACTGTCACTCTATAGGGTCTACTGTTGCTAGAGTAGCATGTACCAAGCCAAAGGGGAAATTAATTGAAGAACAAAGTGAATTTGTTATATTCAGATATGATGTGCTAGGGAAACTAATGATGGTCAGAGATGGGCAAATAAGATATACAGACTTTCAAAGGCAATTCTCCCGAAGAAAAAATAATATATAGGCCAACACTGCCATCTACTGGgcaaaaaaaagacccaatttaTACCTCATACAGCTTCAAACTCTGGGCAGCCGAGAAGGGTGAAATGCTACTTCATTGAACAAGCACTGCTATGTACCATTTCCCAGTAATAACATAGCAGTGTAAAACATGAGAATTTTTCAGTGCATGTAGAAGTGTCCTCTCTTCACTCACAGGGAAGAATGACATATTTGGCGAGCCCATCAACCTTTACGGGCGAGCTGGGAAGTCTAACGCCGATGTGAGAGCTCTGACCTACTGTGACCTCCATAAGATCCACAGAGAGGACGTCctggaggtgttaaacatgtacCCCGAGTTCTCCGACCACTTCTGGATGAACCTGGAGATAACCTTTAACCTCCGGGATGTGAGTGACCCTAACTTCCTCAAGACAGGTCAAGGCCATAAAAACGCACATTCAAATATTCACGTTTGAATGCAAAAAgggtgaatgaatgaatgaatttggGAATTATTTCCATTGTGCATCCCTATGGAGGACCTATATAAGCCCTCTAACATCAGTTTGTGATTTTTCGAGCCGTTTTCTTTGTCAATCCCTGCAGACCAATATGATTCCTGGCTCTCCAGAAAGTGACAACTCGGACTGTATAGGATTCAACAA harbors:
- the LOC124017779 gene encoding potassium voltage-gated channel subfamily H member 2-like → MTAELFDQGNIVLVRKTYPSPSLSHQVLSLGADVLPEYKLQAPRIHKWTVLHYSPFKAVWDWLILLLVIYTAILTPYSAAFLLNDHEEAAMVNCGYSCSPLNVVDLIVDIMFIVDIVINFRTTYVNTNDEVVSAPLRIAVHYFKGWFLIDMVAAIPFDLLIYRSGEETTTLIGLLKTARLLRLVRVARKLDRYSEYGAAVLFLLMCTFALIAHWLACIWYAIGSVERNGSIGWLHTLGESLGKHYNETVQGSGPSIKDKYVTALYFTFSSLTSVGFGNVSPNTNSEKIFSICVMLIGSLMYASIFGNVSAIIQRLYSGTARYHTQMLRVREFIRFHQIPNPLRQRLEEYFQHAWSYTNGIDMNAVLKGFPECLQADICLHLNRTLLENCKAFKGSTKGCLRALAMKFKTTHAPPGDTLVHAGDVLTAIYFISRGSIEILRGDVVVAILGKNDIFGEPINLYGRAGKSNADVRALTYCDLHKIHREDVLEVLNMYPEFSDHFWMNLEITFNLRDTNMIPGSPESDNSDCIGFNKLRRRKLSFRRRTEKDDADAGEIKKERDNKPLRRRQKEAASNQGEGPLSSVSSHSSGDEGEESVVTCPAPPSALHEMSPAQATTLNFSDTPEGEGDQKGGNTCNALTGAFSGVSNIFSFWGESRGSCEYQELPRCSLPYPPPLNTPLNSIGRRQRTELENRLDLLQKQLNRLETRMSTDIGAIMQLLQRQMALVPPAYSTVSSPPQASPYPGPGPGERLVQSETLASLSQISHPQDFEEFPGKLCDSLRSPDQLHPQDSPLVSPTETRRDTTGLGSLILDLDLDLGSLELELGAGSVAGLESGMRADSGLGSRMRAGSGLGSGMRAGSGLGSGMRAGSGLGSGMRAVMELDTVMELDTVMELDTVMELDTVMELDTVMELDTVMELDT